A region from the Pempheris klunzingeri isolate RE-2024b chromosome 17, fPemKlu1.hap1, whole genome shotgun sequence genome encodes:
- the rpsa gene encoding small ribosomal subunit protein uS2 isoform X2 has translation MSGGLDVLQMKEEDVLKFLAAGTHLGGTNLDFQMEQYVYKRKSDGVYIINLKKTWEKLLLAARAIVAIENPADVCVISSRNTGQRAVLKFASATGATTFHGRFTPGTFTNQIQAAFREPRLLIVTDPRADHQPLTEASYVNIPTIALCNTDSPLRYVDISIPCNNKGHHSVGLMWWMLAREVLRMRGTISREHPWEVMPDLYFYRDPEEIEKEEQAAAEKAVGKEEFQGEWSAPAAEFTQPEVADWSEGVAVPSVPIQQFPAAAAPAVKTDWSTQPATEDWSTAPTAQASDWGGATSDWS, from the exons ATGTCCGGAGGTCTGGATGTCCTTCaaatgaaggaggaggatgtgCTGAAGTTCCTGGCAGCAGGAACCCACCTGGGAGGCACCAACTTGGACTTCCAGATGGAGCAGTACGTCTACAAGAGAAAAAGCGACG GTGTGTACATCATTAACCTGAAGAAGACCtgggaaaagctgctgctggctgccagGGCCATTGTTGCCATTGAAAACCCAGCTGATGTGTGCGTCATCTCCTCCAGGAACACTGGACAG AGGGCAGTGCTGAAGTTTGCCTCTGCCACCGGTGCCACCACCTTCCATGGTCGCTTCACCCCTGGTACATTCACCAATCAGATCCAGGCAGCTTTCAGGGAGCCCCGCCTCCTGATCGTTACAGACCCTCGTGCTGACCATCAGCCACTGACTGAGGCTTCCTACGTCAACATCCCCACCATTGCCCTGTGCAACACTGACTCCCCACTGAGATATGTGGATATTTCCATTCCCTGTAACAACAAG GGTCACCACTCTGTGGGTCTGATGTGGTGGATGCTGGCCAGGGAGGTTCTCAGGATGAGGGGAACCATCTCCAGGGAGCACCCATGGGAGGTCATGCCAGATCTGTACTTCTACAGGGACCCTGAGGAG ATTgagaaggaggagcaggctgcAGCTGAGAAGGCTGTTGGAAAGGAGGAGTTCCAGGGTGAATGGAGCGCTCCTGCTGCTGAGTTCACCCAGCCTGAGGTGGCTGACTGGTCTGAGGGTGTTGCTGTGCCATCTGTGCCCATCCAGCAGTTCCCTGCTG CGGCGGCTCCAGCTGTCAAGACAG ACTGGAGTACTCAGCCTGCCACAGAGGACTGGTCCACTGCCCCCACTGCTCAGGCATCTGACTGGGGTGGCGCCACTTCTGACTGGTCTTAA
- the rpsa gene encoding small ribosomal subunit protein uS2 isoform X1, giving the protein MSGGLDVLQMKEEDVLKFLAAGTHLGGTNLDFQMEQYVYKRKSDGVYIINLKKTWEKLLLAARAIVAIENPADVCVISSRNTGQRAVLKFASATGATTFHGRFTPGTFTNQIQAAFREPRLLIVTDPRADHQPLTEASYVNIPTIALCNTDSPLRYVDISIPCNNKGHHSVGLMWWMLAREVLRMRGTISREHPWEVMPDLYFYRDPEEIEKEEQAAAEKAVGKEEFQGEWSAPAAEFTQPEVADWSEGVAVPSVPIQQFPAAAAPAVKTEDWSTQPATEDWSTAPTAQASDWGGATSDWS; this is encoded by the exons ATGTCCGGAGGTCTGGATGTCCTTCaaatgaaggaggaggatgtgCTGAAGTTCCTGGCAGCAGGAACCCACCTGGGAGGCACCAACTTGGACTTCCAGATGGAGCAGTACGTCTACAAGAGAAAAAGCGACG GTGTGTACATCATTAACCTGAAGAAGACCtgggaaaagctgctgctggctgccagGGCCATTGTTGCCATTGAAAACCCAGCTGATGTGTGCGTCATCTCCTCCAGGAACACTGGACAG AGGGCAGTGCTGAAGTTTGCCTCTGCCACCGGTGCCACCACCTTCCATGGTCGCTTCACCCCTGGTACATTCACCAATCAGATCCAGGCAGCTTTCAGGGAGCCCCGCCTCCTGATCGTTACAGACCCTCGTGCTGACCATCAGCCACTGACTGAGGCTTCCTACGTCAACATCCCCACCATTGCCCTGTGCAACACTGACTCCCCACTGAGATATGTGGATATTTCCATTCCCTGTAACAACAAG GGTCACCACTCTGTGGGTCTGATGTGGTGGATGCTGGCCAGGGAGGTTCTCAGGATGAGGGGAACCATCTCCAGGGAGCACCCATGGGAGGTCATGCCAGATCTGTACTTCTACAGGGACCCTGAGGAG ATTgagaaggaggagcaggctgcAGCTGAGAAGGCTGTTGGAAAGGAGGAGTTCCAGGGTGAATGGAGCGCTCCTGCTGCTGAGTTCACCCAGCCTGAGGTGGCTGACTGGTCTGAGGGTGTTGCTGTGCCATCTGTGCCCATCCAGCAGTTCCCTGCTG CGGCGGCTCCAGCTGTCAAGACAG AAGACTGGAGTACTCAGCCTGCCACAGAGGACTGGTCCACTGCCCCCACTGCTCAGGCATCTGACTGGGGTGGCGCCACTTCTGACTGGTCTTAA